The genomic interval GTATCAAATAAAACCCCAGGTTTTAAAATCAGCTGCTGATCCGATAGATCCGGCGGCAGTTTTCCGGGATCCACAGAGCGCCCATCCCGCAGAGCTTCACCCAGCTCACTATAAATTTGCGTATAAGCCGCCAAAGTCCAGGGTCCAAAGAGAGTCGAACCCCCTTCATAATTCTGGGTGCTGTATTCCTCGCGCGTCGTCACATAATGCAGGTATTCGTTGGCCAAGGCCGAGATCACCACATACTTCACGCCGGCCGGAGCCATGATATCCAGGATGGCTTTCTTTAAACGCCGCCCGGCCATGGTCGTAATTTCGGAAGGCGTGGCCACGACCACGAGCTGCCCGATTCTCAGCATCTGAAAGGGCGCAATGCGGGCTGTCCACGGATGCGGCCTCACAAAACCTGTGGGCAGAAGGATCACCTTCTCCGCATGACAGGCCTGTTCCTCGGGCATCAGGGTAATCTTCGGCCAGCTGTCACCATAAACCGTACCCTCTTTGAAAATACTCAAAGGCTGCCCATTTTCAGTTCCCGCTGCAAACGCCACGCCCAGCGCCCCATTGCAGGTCTTTTGCGGCCCCTGCCCCGTGAATGCACCGGCAACGTCATGATAGGCCATATCCACGAAGGAATGCACGGCACTCACAGGTCCTGTGATAGGTTCACTCGCATTCTGATAAAGCTCATAAGCTTTGTTGAACTGGGCCGCTGCCGACGCGGCATTCCGCGGATAGCCATCGACATCCCCCGGCACAGGATGCGAGACATCATAAGGACTGATGTCGCCGGAATTCGCCTGCACGAAACCTGCGATGAACTCGCCACTCTTAAGATAGGTGGCCCCCATTGTCTTCTCAAAAGTATAAGCGGCAAGTCCCTTGTTGTCCCCGCTCACAAACTTATTGCTGAGCGGCAGCGAAACACCATGAACGGCAAACCAATTGAACGAAGCCAAAGGCCGTCCGGACTCTGCCACGACTTTGATTTGAATCATTTCAGGATCAGATGGCTCAGCATAAAGACTGTGATCGCTATTCGCCGCATACGCTTCCGGCGAACGATTGAATTGAACGCCCGGCAGCTCGCCGCGACTGATCCAAAGATTCGCCGGCTCTTTCTGCCGCCAGGCTTGGACCAAAGATCGCACCGTACCGGCTACGATCGCTTCAAAATTCGCCCGGCTATAGCCGAAAGTCGTCACGTTATAAAGCGCGTGATGTGCATAGCCACCCGGCCCCGAGTGAGTATGCGTCACGCTCAAAAGCAGATTCCGATGATCAAAAACCCCGGGAATCTCCTTTTGAAGTTGATCCAGCACGGCCTGCTTCACGCCGTGGAACATCAGGGCCTGGTCGGCGATCACCATGGCGACCGGCTCCTGGCCGCACGCATTGGCAATCACCAGCGCACGACTCCGCAGGCGCATATGCAGCCCCTCGCCCACCTGCCCCAAATCCGCGTAGCCCAGCATTCCGAGTTCCGCCACAGGACCAGTGATATCGTCCTGCGCGGCTCCGATTTGATAGCCTTCCTCCGCGCAGGCCCCGGCCGCGCTTGCCGTTCCCGCAAACATTCCAAGACCAAGACTGAAGGCGATGGAAACAATAGATTGTCGCATGGTAAAGCCCCCGTTTGTGAATATCACACATATGGACAGACGCCAGCTCCTCGAAACGAGCGAGACAGAAAGAGGCACCTGAAGCAGATTCCCCCAGGTGCCCGCAACCATTCATTTGTGAGCTTTTGTTCGCCTGAGAATAGTGATCCAAGTGGGCCACGGGAATCGAATTTTTGTGACTTGCTCTGGCCCCGGGCCCGGACCTATACTCCCCCTCTTTTCACTCTCGCTTTGTCTTTGGTCGAAGCTTTGGTAAAACTGGAAGGTGGGTTGCATAAAAGCCCCTAGTGATCTCCAGCGAAAGGGTCGGCTATGGATGCCAAAACATACTGGGACCAGCATTATACCGAAAAGACGTTTGCCGCGGGCAAAGCCCCCAACCCCTTCCTGGTCGAGATGCTGCCACGCCTCGAAAAGGGCAAGGTTCTGGACATTGCCATGGGCGAGGGCGTGAACGCCGTCTATCTTGCGCAAAAAGGTTTCCAGGTCAAAGGCTTTGATATCAGCAAGGTCGCGGTGGAACGGGCGAAAACCCTGGCCCGCGATACGGGTGTGGCCATCGAAGCGCAGACGGCTGACCTTGATCTTTATCTCTTCGGCATCATGGAATACGACAGCATTATCATGACCCGCTTCCGCCCTTCGGTGTCGCGCTACTACACGAACATCATGAGCGCTATGAAGCAGGGGGCCACGCTTCTGATCGAATCGCTCGGCGTTCCCGAAATGCCCGAGGCGATTCCGACGTCTGAATCCTTCCGTAACCTTTATTATTCGTCCAATGAGATCCTGCGCGAGATCAAAGGTCTTCGCATCCTTTTCTATCAGGAAGGGCTGGTCGACGGCAAACATGTGGTGCAGTGTCTCGCCCAGAAGCCGCATGACAAGGATGCCGCGAAGTTGAAGCTCTTCGACATGTCGACCAAGGGCAAGGACCTCGAAAGTTCCAAGCATTTGGAGCTGGCGGAAAAACTTTTCAAGAAATGAACGCGTGAGTCCGTCCCGAAAATATATGCAGGAGTCTTGTGTCTTGAACACGGATCTTGCATAGGGACTATGCGTTCTTATTTTTCTTGGAAAGGATATCCCATGAACTATCGACTCCTAAGCGCTTTGGCCGGTTTACTCGCAGCGCCCCTCGCCTTCGCAGCCCCCCAGGTCTTGATCACCAAGTCCAATGCTACAGGCTTCACCTTGCCGGAATATACCCGCTTTGAAACCTGTGAAGTCTTTTTCCATCAGGTCG from Oligoflexus sp. carries:
- a CDS encoding class I SAM-dependent methyltransferase produces the protein MDAKTYWDQHYTEKTFAAGKAPNPFLVEMLPRLEKGKVLDIAMGEGVNAVYLAQKGFQVKGFDISKVAVERAKTLARDTGVAIEAQTADLDLYLFGIMEYDSIIMTRFRPSVSRYYTNIMSAMKQGATLLIESLGVPEMPEAIPTSESFRNLYYSSNEILREIKGLRILFYQEGLVDGKHVVQCLAQKPHDKDAAKLKLFDMSTKGKDLESSKHLELAEKLFKK
- a CDS encoding neutral/alkaline ceramidase, with product MRQSIVSIAFSLGLGMFAGTASAAGACAEEGYQIGAAQDDITGPVAELGMLGYADLGQVGEGLHMRLRSRALVIANACGQEPVAMVIADQALMFHGVKQAVLDQLQKEIPGVFDHRNLLLSVTHTHSGPGGYAHHALYNVTTFGYSRANFEAIVAGTVRSLVQAWRQKEPANLWISRGELPGVQFNRSPEAYAANSDHSLYAEPSDPEMIQIKVVAESGRPLASFNWFAVHGVSLPLSNKFVSGDNKGLAAYTFEKTMGATYLKSGEFIAGFVQANSGDISPYDVSHPVPGDVDGYPRNAASAAAQFNKAYELYQNASEPITGPVSAVHSFVDMAYHDVAGAFTGQGPQKTCNGALGVAFAAGTENGQPLSIFKEGTVYGDSWPKITLMPEEQACHAEKVILLPTGFVRPHPWTARIAPFQMLRIGQLVVVATPSEITTMAGRRLKKAILDIMAPAGVKYVVISALANEYLHYVTTREEYSTQNYEGGSTLFGPWTLAAYTQIYSELGEALRDGRSVDPGKLPPDLSDQQLILKPGVLFDTAPIGKNWGDVKDDAAPSYSAGERIQVQFWGAHPNSSLKGRDTTLLTVEKLENGRWNPIRYDWDPDTFYQWKRDGISNSQITITWVTDESVAAGSYRLCHQGHGKQILTGKIKGYAGCSRAFEVTPAGATRRTAQK